In Brevibacillus brevis, a genomic segment contains:
- a CDS encoding NosD domain-containing protein, with the protein MPPGRKKQSACCLALLIAAFLFLSHFGPAHARAAEQNSQESLQQRIDRALPGETLSLPEGTYSGPIRITKPLTVVAQGSVTISHPSPDPAREPVVTIDSDHVTLQGITITDKRINPKDASLVLKGNDNVLEQIRIETMGTGIQLREATNNTLHDIRITGKVKDRSVAGAALHDHASHGASSAGNGDPAGNVPARKGNGIDLFQSHQNRLIGNQITNVFDGIYLERSTGNQILRNTVEKSRYGYHFMGTARTLLADNTGTENVTGAMLMETTQATVQNNRFLKQKNNPNSQGILLYDVTDSKLSGNHIEGNRVGLYLENSTGVDIRENRLLLNFIGMQVKASSANMFAANQLVSNVIQAQAQDSDSDRFFGNYWDNLQTLDTDGDGHSDLPYEMNPFYLALTDAVSPYQLFFQAPGFVFLESLFSSGTDTSIRDESPSVAITTDGDEQASRPLWATGILGLLLLAGSVSIMYTGGKRQ; encoded by the coding sequence TTGCCACCTGGAAGGAAGAAACAGTCTGCTTGCTGCTTGGCCTTGCTGATCGCCGCTTTTCTCTTCCTCAGCCATTTTGGCCCTGCTCACGCGAGAGCAGCCGAACAGAACAGCCAGGAATCCTTGCAGCAGCGGATAGACCGGGCACTGCCGGGCGAAACCCTTTCCTTACCGGAGGGTACATACTCGGGCCCCATTCGCATCACCAAGCCGCTTACTGTGGTCGCTCAAGGCTCTGTCACGATCTCCCATCCATCCCCTGATCCAGCACGCGAGCCGGTTGTCACCATCGACAGCGACCATGTGACCCTGCAAGGCATCACGATCACGGACAAACGCATCAACCCCAAAGACGCTTCACTCGTTTTGAAAGGAAACGACAATGTGCTCGAGCAAATCCGCATCGAGACGATGGGAACAGGCATTCAGCTGCGAGAAGCTACGAATAACACTCTGCACGACATCCGCATCACGGGAAAGGTCAAGGATCGGAGCGTCGCCGGCGCTGCTTTGCACGATCATGCCAGCCACGGAGCCTCTTCCGCCGGGAACGGGGACCCCGCAGGCAATGTCCCGGCACGCAAAGGGAACGGGATCGATCTGTTTCAATCGCATCAAAACCGCCTCATCGGCAACCAGATCACCAACGTTTTTGACGGCATCTATCTGGAGAGAAGCACCGGCAATCAGATCCTCCGAAATACAGTCGAGAAATCACGCTACGGCTACCACTTCATGGGGACAGCCCGGACACTTCTGGCGGACAATACCGGGACCGAAAACGTAACCGGAGCAATGCTGATGGAAACCACCCAAGCGACGGTTCAAAACAATCGGTTCCTCAAACAAAAGAACAATCCCAATTCGCAAGGGATCCTCTTGTACGACGTGACGGATTCGAAGCTTAGCGGCAATCACATCGAAGGCAATCGGGTCGGATTGTACCTGGAAAACTCGACTGGCGTAGACATCCGGGAAAATCGGCTGTTGTTAAACTTCATCGGGATGCAGGTAAAGGCTTCGTCCGCGAATATGTTTGCGGCCAACCAGCTCGTCTCCAACGTCATTCAGGCGCAAGCGCAGGACAGCGACTCGGACCGCTTCTTCGGCAACTACTGGGACAACCTGCAGACACTCGACACCGATGGGGACGGGCATAGCGACCTCCCGTATGAAATGAATCCTTTTTACCTGGCATTGACGGATGCCGTATCGCCTTACCAGCTCTTTTTCCAGGCACCAGGCTTCGTCTTTTTGGAGAGCCTGTTCTCTTCCGGGACGGACACCTCTATCCGCGACGAAAGCCCATCCGTAGCGATCACCACGGATGGGGATGAACAGGCTTCCCGTCCCCTCTGGGCAACCGGGATCCTCGGGCTCTTGCTGCTCGCAGGCAGCGTATCAATCATGTATACAGGAGGAAAACGACAATGA
- a CDS encoding MFS transporter gives MSGSLSGKYLGGAGSRYWSVSALYLFIYYGFGAFSPLITQYYKSIHLSGTQIGAISAVAPVVAIVAQPMWGLICDRFQIRKAVLLFTLLLSGLIGLFFTTVSTYAFVFLLYILLSFFQSAVVPISDSLALGYAKKNQLQFGDLRLWGAVGFALAAFVTGLLVERWGPATLFYSYCLAFIAALLFLLRVPEEVTESSRFTVSMLKGMKQLLRIPRFLLFLLASFCMFGAINANNIWFSLYYQEIGGTVAGVGLAFLLFAGSEAPFMKLAGYFVRRFGLETVLLSAAVFSALRWFWYSSAPSTLAVLILFFIQGLSVGFYLATAAQFVRENTPSSLQVTALAVFFSVGSGLGTMLCNLLAGWIKDEFSTLAIYLFFGMVTAVGIIPLCLIRFGRWKQAKHAEEWDVTR, from the coding sequence ATGTCAGGATCACTTTCCGGCAAATACCTAGGGGGCGCTGGCAGCAGGTACTGGAGCGTCAGCGCCCTCTACCTCTTTATTTACTACGGGTTTGGGGCGTTTTCTCCGCTCATCACCCAATACTACAAGTCCATTCACCTGTCCGGCACGCAAATCGGCGCGATCAGCGCGGTGGCCCCAGTCGTCGCCATCGTCGCCCAACCGATGTGGGGGCTCATTTGCGACCGGTTTCAAATCAGAAAGGCTGTTCTCCTCTTTACCCTGCTCCTATCCGGTCTGATAGGCCTTTTCTTTACGACAGTTTCTACGTATGCCTTTGTCTTTCTCCTTTACATTCTCCTTTCGTTTTTCCAAAGCGCGGTCGTTCCGATCTCCGACAGCCTGGCATTGGGCTATGCGAAAAAGAACCAGCTGCAATTTGGCGACCTTCGCCTATGGGGAGCGGTCGGATTTGCGCTCGCGGCTTTCGTCACCGGACTTTTGGTAGAGCGTTGGGGGCCGGCCACTCTTTTCTACTCGTACTGTTTGGCGTTCATCGCGGCGCTGTTGTTCCTCCTGCGCGTCCCTGAAGAAGTGACGGAATCTTCCCGCTTTACCGTCAGCATGCTCAAGGGGATGAAGCAGCTGCTCCGGATTCCGCGCTTTTTGCTGTTCCTGCTGGCGTCCTTCTGCATGTTCGGGGCGATCAATGCCAACAACATCTGGTTTTCCCTGTACTATCAGGAAATCGGGGGAACGGTTGCGGGTGTCGGTCTGGCTTTTCTCCTGTTTGCCGGAAGCGAGGCGCCGTTTATGAAGCTGGCGGGTTACTTCGTCAGGCGTTTTGGGCTGGAGACGGTGCTCCTGTCGGCTGCCGTTTTTTCCGCTCTCCGCTGGTTTTGGTACAGCTCTGCTCCCAGTACGCTTGCCGTTCTCATCCTGTTTTTCATCCAAGGGTTGTCCGTCGGCTTTTACTTGGCGACCGCAGCCCAGTTCGTACGGGAAAATACGCCGTCATCCCTTCAGGTGACTGCGCTTGCCGTCTTTTTCTCGGTGGGGAGCGGGCTCGGCACGATGCTTTGCAACCTCTTGGCCGGCTGGATCAAAGACGAGTTTTCCACGTTGGCGATCTATTTGTTTTTCGGCATGGTGACCGCTGTGGGGATCATCCCCCTGTGCCTGATCCGCTTCGGGCGGTGGAAGCAAGCCAAGCACGCGGAGGAATGGGACGTTACTCGATGA
- a CDS encoding ABC transporter ATP-binding protein — protein sequence MATKGLVIWQVTKKIADKVVVQPFDLHIEPGEVVALCGGNGAGKSTILRMIVGILSPTSGTISLHSKTYAEHRVEYLQQIGYMPDHFNFASALTARETIRFYAALRGKSSEAADTALRAVGLEEAKNKRVTQFSKGMQQRLLFAQAILAKPSLVVLDEPTNGLDPYWMDAFVDLVRELKQAGQSVLFSTHQLQVADAVADRAIFLMDGHVARDSPIQEYRREYGANGLYAAFSELFAPSLRSGGPSESSQRRR from the coding sequence ATGGCAACGAAGGGATTGGTCATTTGGCAAGTCACGAAAAAGATAGCGGATAAGGTGGTTGTCCAGCCATTTGATCTGCATATCGAGCCTGGTGAGGTGGTAGCCCTATGCGGCGGAAACGGAGCGGGGAAAAGCACGATCTTGCGCATGATTGTCGGGATCCTGTCTCCTACCTCCGGAACGATTTCGTTGCACAGCAAGACCTATGCCGAGCACCGGGTGGAATATCTGCAGCAAATCGGGTACATGCCCGATCACTTCAACTTTGCTTCCGCCCTGACTGCACGCGAAACCATTCGCTTCTACGCCGCTCTGCGCGGGAAATCGTCGGAAGCAGCCGATACGGCTCTGCGCGCTGTCGGTTTGGAAGAGGCCAAAAACAAGCGGGTCACCCAGTTTTCCAAAGGAATGCAGCAGCGCTTGCTGTTCGCCCAAGCCATTTTGGCCAAACCGTCTCTCGTCGTTCTGGACGAACCGACGAACGGGCTTGATCCCTATTGGATGGATGCCTTTGTCGACCTCGTCCGGGAGCTGAAGCAGGCTGGCCAATCCGTCCTGTTTTCGACGCATCAGCTGCAAGTGGCTGACGCGGTCGCCGACCGGGCGATCTTCCTGATGGACGGGCACGTCGCTCGGGACAGCCCGATCCAGGAATACCGGAGGGAATACGGGGCGAATGGATTGTACGCTGCCTTCTCCGAGCTGTTTGCCCCTTCCCTCCGGAGCGGCGGCCCCTCCGAGTCTTCCCAGCGGCGAAGATGA
- a CDS encoding ABC transporter permease: MHIHLIAKREVTFGFRNPWSYSFLALFTLFSLGLLVIQSQSFLDGYTYSTGTMLNLILYLLPLMTMLLSAFSLTAEKEEGNWQLLSTYAMTSTSFLFGKYAGQAIVLITIVCFGYGLSGVAGVLLGKSFSLAALLFLLVFSVSIILLFLGMAMMIGALSKNRWQALTMGVAVWFFLILAWPTLLISALSFVPYTWIKPLLQLATFFNPAEFVRIFSVARLGGGSIFGPEYYKWMYWIDSPLGDVLFVALSLCWIAVTMYIAKIAWERR, encoded by the coding sequence ATGCACATTCACCTCATCGCCAAGCGGGAAGTGACCTTCGGTTTCCGCAATCCGTGGTCGTATTCGTTTTTGGCTCTGTTCACCTTGTTCAGCTTGGGCCTCCTGGTGATCCAGTCACAGAGCTTTCTGGATGGCTACACGTATTCGACGGGCACCATGCTGAATCTGATCCTGTACTTGCTGCCCCTCATGACAATGCTCCTCTCCGCCTTCTCCTTGACAGCTGAAAAGGAGGAAGGGAACTGGCAGCTTTTATCCACCTATGCGATGACGTCAACCTCCTTTCTGTTCGGGAAGTACGCAGGTCAGGCCATCGTTCTGATCACGATCGTCTGCTTTGGCTACGGCCTCTCCGGGGTCGCCGGCGTCCTTCTGGGCAAAAGCTTTTCGCTCGCGGCTCTCCTGTTTCTGCTTGTGTTTTCGGTGTCGATCATCCTGTTGTTTTTGGGAATGGCAATGATGATCGGTGCGCTCAGCAAAAACCGCTGGCAGGCGCTCACCATGGGGGTTGCCGTCTGGTTTTTCCTGATCCTGGCGTGGCCGACTCTGCTTATTTCCGCGCTGAGCTTTGTGCCGTACACGTGGATCAAGCCGTTGCTGCAGCTCGCGACATTTTTCAATCCTGCTGAATTTGTACGCATTTTTTCTGTGGCGCGCTTGGGCGGCGGCTCGATCTTTGGCCCCGAATACTACAAATGGATGTACTGGATCGATTCACCCTTGGGCGATGTCCTATTCGTCGCCCTCAGTCTGTGTTGGATCGCAGTCACCATGTACATTGCCAAAATAGCGTGGGAAAGAAGGTAG
- a CDS encoding DUF4825 domain-containing protein, which produces MNATRHKAILILALAGVLLFVLIRGVVIPYKIERAQRYEQEQQNPLTHHLSSILPYKNKYLGNASNLINLYGRLPLNGWEREFQLYPEQLKLQIQYRSSVDDPRRSEVEQALLYNSIAAFALIDNLQAIEYRFPTESYLMTRTEIQELFGDDLAGLLTQENWKSRVQDRLPDAAKTSPRFKQ; this is translated from the coding sequence ATGAACGCGACGAGACATAAAGCGATCCTGATTCTTGCTCTGGCGGGAGTGCTTCTGTTTGTCCTCATTCGAGGAGTTGTCATTCCTTACAAGATCGAGAGGGCACAGAGATACGAGCAGGAGCAGCAAAACCCATTGACACACCATTTGAGCTCGATTCTGCCGTACAAAAACAAGTACCTGGGAAACGCGAGCAATCTGATCAATCTGTACGGGCGTCTGCCCCTGAACGGCTGGGAGCGGGAGTTTCAGCTTTATCCCGAGCAGCTGAAGCTCCAAATTCAGTACAGGAGCTCCGTAGACGATCCGAGAAGAAGCGAGGTAGAGCAAGCGCTGCTCTACAATTCCATCGCAGCCTTTGCCTTGATCGACAACCTTCAGGCTATCGAGTATCGCTTTCCCACGGAATCCTATCTCATGACACGGACGGAGATTCAGGAGCTGTTCGGAGACGATCTGGCTGGACTGCTGACGCAGGAAAATTGGAAATCGCGCGTCCAGGACCGTCTTCCGGACGCAGCAAAAACGAGCCCTCGCTTCAAGCAGTGA
- a CDS encoding 4-hydroxy-3-methylbut-2-enyl diphosphate reductase — MEVIKISPRGYCYGVVDAMVLALRTAQNFDLPRPIHILGMIVHNAHVVEAFEQQGIKTLDGEDRLALLDQVNEGTVIFTAHGVSPEVRKKARDKGLTVVDATCPDVTKTHELIREKVADGYHVLYIGKKGHPEPEGAIGIAPDHVHLVQKLEDLEALQVPTDRLIVTNQTTMSQWDVKHLMDAIVKRFPRVEVHNEICLATQVRQEAVAEQAGEADVCIVVGDPRSNNSNRLAQVSEEIANVPSYRIADLSELDLEWLKGKKRAAVTSGASTPTPLTKEVIAFLEQYDESKPETWEKKRTVNMAKILPAVK, encoded by the coding sequence ATGGAAGTCATCAAGATTTCCCCCCGCGGATATTGTTACGGTGTCGTGGATGCCATGGTGCTGGCACTGCGGACAGCGCAAAATTTTGATCTTCCTCGCCCGATTCACATTTTGGGTATGATTGTGCACAATGCCCATGTCGTCGAGGCGTTTGAACAACAGGGCATCAAGACATTGGATGGGGAAGACCGGCTCGCCCTGCTGGATCAGGTGAACGAAGGGACGGTCATTTTCACCGCTCACGGAGTGTCGCCGGAGGTGCGCAAAAAAGCCCGCGACAAGGGTCTGACTGTCGTGGACGCGACATGCCCGGACGTGACCAAAACCCATGAACTGATCCGCGAGAAAGTGGCGGACGGCTACCATGTCCTATACATCGGCAAAAAGGGGCACCCCGAGCCTGAGGGGGCGATCGGGATTGCGCCGGACCATGTACACCTGGTGCAAAAGCTGGAAGACCTCGAGGCGCTGCAGGTGCCGACCGACCGGCTGATCGTGACCAACCAGACGACGATGAGCCAGTGGGATGTCAAACATCTCATGGATGCCATCGTCAAACGCTTCCCGCGAGTGGAAGTGCACAACGAGATTTGCCTGGCGACGCAGGTGCGCCAGGAAGCAGTGGCCGAGCAGGCTGGGGAAGCGGATGTGTGCATCGTCGTAGGGGATCCGCGCAGCAACAACTCCAATCGCCTGGCCCAAGTGTCCGAGGAGATCGCAAATGTGCCTTCCTATCGGATCGCGGACCTCTCGGAGCTCGACCTCGAATGGCTGAAAGGCAAAAAGCGGGCGGCTGTCACCTCGGGCGCATCCACGCCGACTCCGCTGACCAAGGAAGTCATCGCCTTCCTGGAGCAGTACGATGAAAGCAAGCCCGAAACATGGGAAAAGAAACGAACCGTCAACATGGCGAAAATATTGCCGGCGGTCAAATAG
- a CDS encoding permease prefix domain 1-containing protein: MDPLRHHVEQLFRPYRGSSQAQELREEVLSNLEARVADLTAGGMAYDQAVRVAKSNLPSIDILLGGKRRIRANGFWLEWVQRVLLYLLVAWIVSMPLQIVGAGEVQSLALFSLSLLAGLIYAALLKKKKTAPEGVMKMDLRAAIVYRNTVWTLWTIYMIVSTLYTTALQFGSSIWFGRPVTISGPYQFAMIAIPYLLPVVSIVLPLAFHLMPKLIMKYEVGEADERDET; this comes from the coding sequence ATGGATCCTTTGCGCCATCATGTGGAACAGCTGTTTCGTCCTTATCGAGGGAGCAGTCAGGCACAGGAATTAAGGGAAGAAGTACTGAGCAATTTGGAGGCGCGGGTCGCGGACTTGACGGCGGGCGGCATGGCCTACGACCAAGCGGTACGCGTGGCAAAGTCTAACCTCCCATCCATCGACATCCTCCTGGGTGGAAAGCGGCGCATCCGTGCAAACGGCTTTTGGCTGGAATGGGTGCAGCGAGTGCTGCTCTATCTGCTGGTAGCGTGGATCGTTTCGATGCCTTTGCAGATCGTGGGAGCAGGAGAGGTGCAAAGCCTCGCGCTTTTCTCGCTGAGCCTGCTGGCCGGTCTTATCTATGCAGCGCTGCTGAAAAAGAAGAAGACGGCTCCCGAGGGCGTAATGAAGATGGATTTGCGAGCAGCTATCGTGTATCGAAACACAGTCTGGACGCTCTGGACGATCTATATGATCGTGTCCACCCTGTATACGACAGCGCTGCAGTTTGGCAGCAGCATCTGGTTTGGTCGGCCTGTCACCATTTCGGGTCCGTACCAGTTTGCCATGATCGCGATCCCTTACTTGCTGCCTGTGGTCTCCATCGTACTTCCTCTCGCTTTTCACCTCATGCCCAAGCTCATCATGAAATACGAAGTGGGGGAAGCGGATGAACGCGACGAGACATAA
- a CDS encoding PadR family transcriptional regulator, producing the protein MGESSISSDIIRGHLDAIILRVLSEGDNYGYEIIKAIAKNSGGQYELKEPSLYTSLKRLEGQKLIASYWGDETQGGRRKYYRLTPEGAEAYERALAAWKVAKELIDQLIERKG; encoded by the coding sequence ATGGGGGAAAGCAGCATCAGCAGCGATATCATCCGTGGGCATCTCGATGCGATTATCCTGCGCGTCTTGTCCGAGGGTGACAATTACGGCTATGAAATTATCAAAGCCATCGCGAAGAACAGCGGCGGACAGTACGAGCTGAAGGAGCCTTCGCTGTACACCAGTTTGAAAAGGCTCGAGGGGCAAAAGTTGATTGCCTCGTACTGGGGAGATGAGACGCAGGGCGGGCGGAGAAAGTATTACCGGCTGACCCCCGAGGGTGCGGAAGCGTACGAAAGGGCCCTCGCCGCCTGGAAAGTGGCGAAGGAATTGATCGACCAACTGATAGAAAGGAAGGGCTGA
- a CDS encoding cupredoxin domain-containing protein — protein sequence MTRQRLSQLRYPFIALAVTLALLGTHHQYRLHTSYAATQRTQTVTISSAGFLPNRISVHEGEHISLMVVNTDTRPHNLAIRELNVSSTELKPTQSTTLQFAAVKKGQYAFVSDSPGYPETGYQGVLIIE from the coding sequence ATGACTCGTCAACGTCTTTCGCAGCTTCGTTATCCATTCATCGCATTGGCTGTGACGTTAGCGCTACTCGGAACGCATCATCAATATCGACTACATACGTCTTACGCCGCTACGCAACGTACCCAGACCGTCACCATTTCCAGTGCCGGTTTTTTGCCTAACCGCATATCCGTCCACGAAGGGGAGCACATCTCGTTGATGGTCGTGAACACGGACACTCGCCCGCACAACCTCGCTATTCGCGAGTTGAACGTCTCTTCAACCGAGCTCAAGCCGACGCAGTCGACCACGCTGCAATTTGCCGCCGTGAAGAAAGGGCAGTATGCCTTTGTGTCCGATTCTCCCGGCTATCCGGAGACCGGGTATCAAGGAGTGCTGATCATCGAGTAA
- a CDS encoding alpha-L-glutamate ligase, producing the protein MKKIYVIHENSEWTVHLTKRLRELGLPYEEWHLDEGTVDLTQEPPVGVYYSRMSASSHTRGHRYAPELTGAVLDWLESYGRKVFNGTSALRLEVSKVAQYLALAGHGIRTPRTIAAVGKEQILKAARSFEGQSFITKHNRAGKGLGVQLFHSLEGLESYVNGPAFDEPVDGITLIQEYIQAPQPFITRCEFVGGKFLYAVQVDTSEGFELCPADACQIGDLFCPVGEEVPAKPKFQIVDGFHDPIIDKYERFLAANGIQIAGIEFIRNRDGEIFTYDINTNTNYNSDAEAAAGTYGMLEVAKFLGRELANVEKGVKVEA; encoded by the coding sequence ATGAAAAAGATCTACGTCATCCATGAAAACAGCGAATGGACCGTTCATTTGACCAAGCGATTGCGAGAGCTGGGACTGCCTTACGAGGAGTGGCACCTGGACGAAGGCACTGTCGATTTGACACAAGAGCCTCCTGTCGGCGTCTATTACAGCCGCATGAGCGCTTCTTCCCACACTCGCGGCCACCGCTATGCTCCGGAGTTGACGGGAGCCGTGCTGGACTGGCTGGAGAGCTACGGCCGCAAAGTGTTTAACGGAACGAGCGCCCTGCGTCTGGAGGTGAGCAAGGTCGCTCAGTATTTGGCCTTGGCCGGACACGGCATCCGTACGCCCCGGACCATCGCGGCAGTAGGCAAGGAGCAGATTTTGAAAGCGGCTCGTTCCTTCGAGGGGCAATCGTTCATCACCAAGCACAACCGGGCAGGGAAGGGGCTTGGGGTGCAACTGTTTCACTCGCTGGAAGGTCTGGAGTCGTACGTGAACGGACCGGCATTCGACGAGCCGGTGGATGGCATCACGCTGATCCAGGAGTACATCCAGGCTCCGCAGCCGTTTATCACCCGCTGCGAGTTCGTCGGCGGGAAGTTCCTTTATGCCGTGCAGGTGGACACGTCCGAAGGCTTTGAGCTGTGTCCGGCCGACGCTTGCCAGATCGGGGACTTGTTTTGCCCGGTAGGAGAGGAAGTGCCGGCGAAGCCGAAGTTTCAGATCGTGGATGGCTTCCACGATCCGATCATCGACAAGTATGAACGATTTCTGGCGGCAAACGGCATCCAGATAGCCGGCATCGAATTCATCCGCAATCGCGACGGAGAAATTTTCACGTACGACATCAACACGAATACCAACTACAACTCGGACGCGGAAGCTGCTGCTGGCACCTACGGCATGCTGGAAGTGGCCAAGTTCCTCGGACGCGAGCTGGCGAACGTCGAGAAAGGCGTCAAGGTAGAGGCGTAG
- a CDS encoding LLM class flavin-dependent oxidoreductase, translated as MKYGFWLPIFGGWLRNVEDEHMPPTFEYAKTVIQAAERWGYDTTLIAELYLNDIKGPESDSLEAWSTAAALAAVTEKIEIMTAVRPGFHNPAVTAKMAANIDHISNGRFTLNVVSAWWEEEARQYGGIFTEHDERYERTLEFLDVLKGLWTEETFSYHGKFYDIREARLAPKPVQRPNPILYAGGESERGKEVISSACDAYVMHGGTPEEVERKIRDMRERRKQAGKAPFFSFGMAAYVICRPTEEEAQAELARITDVKESSGYAGYQDFVNKSQLEQHIQLRDYSVSNRGLRPDLIGTPEQIAERILAFEKAGVDLLLLQFSPQLEEMERFAKDVMPLAERLRAESPTTLLS; from the coding sequence ATGAAATACGGCTTTTGGTTACCGATTTTTGGCGGTTGGCTCCGAAATGTTGAAGACGAACACATGCCCCCGACGTTTGAATACGCCAAGACGGTGATTCAAGCGGCCGAGCGCTGGGGCTACGATACCACGCTCATCGCGGAGCTGTACTTGAACGATATAAAAGGTCCGGAGTCGGATTCGCTCGAAGCGTGGTCGACAGCCGCCGCTTTGGCAGCGGTTACAGAAAAAATCGAGATCATGACAGCGGTTCGCCCGGGCTTTCACAATCCAGCTGTTACGGCAAAAATGGCGGCGAACATCGATCATATCAGCAACGGCCGCTTTACCTTGAATGTGGTGTCGGCGTGGTGGGAGGAAGAGGCCCGTCAGTACGGGGGAATTTTCACCGAACACGACGAACGGTACGAGCGCACGCTGGAATTTTTGGACGTGCTGAAAGGTCTCTGGACCGAAGAGACGTTCAGCTACCATGGTAAATTTTATGACATTCGCGAAGCCAGGCTGGCGCCAAAGCCTGTCCAACGTCCGAATCCCATCCTGTACGCAGGCGGAGAAAGCGAGCGCGGAAAAGAAGTCATATCCTCCGCATGCGACGCCTATGTGATGCACGGCGGCACGCCGGAAGAGGTCGAGCGGAAAATCCGGGACATGAGGGAACGCCGGAAGCAGGCGGGGAAAGCGCCGTTCTTTTCGTTTGGGATGGCCGCCTACGTCATTTGCCGCCCGACGGAGGAGGAGGCGCAGGCCGAACTGGCCCGCATCACGGATGTGAAGGAGTCGAGCGGCTACGCAGGCTACCAGGACTTCGTCAACAAGTCGCAGCTCGAACAGCACATTCAATTGCGGGACTATTCCGTATCCAACCGAGGGCTGCGCCCCGATCTGATCGGGACACCGGAGCAAATTGCCGAGCGCATCCTGGCCTTCGAAAAGGCGGGCGTCGATCTCTTGCTGCTGCAATTCTCTCCGCAGCTGGAGGAAATGGAGCGTTTTGCCAAGGATGTCATGCCTTTGGCAGAACGCCTCCGGGCTGAATCACCGACTACCCTGTTGTCCTAG
- a CDS encoding nitrous oxide reductase accessory protein NosL, whose amino-acid sequence MKKRTWVTIMGAIVGMSMLIIGCGKQEAQPVEIAEGVDKCDVCHMHVANDQHATELILQDGKVLKFDDIGCMHTWVKEHGTEQVDVQFVRDYYSAEWLKADRAAFAYDKTFQTPMGYGIYSFRDKAAAEAFVQEQKAGVVMNADGLSSHTWERTISEHMKMNGSMDGKPSGETMQPMSQH is encoded by the coding sequence ATGAAGAAACGTACGTGGGTAACCATCATGGGAGCAATCGTGGGGATGAGCATGCTGATCATCGGCTGCGGCAAGCAAGAGGCGCAGCCCGTCGAGATCGCGGAAGGCGTGGACAAATGCGATGTCTGCCACATGCATGTCGCCAATGACCAGCATGCGACAGAGCTCATTCTTCAGGACGGTAAAGTCTTGAAATTTGATGATATCGGATGTATGCACACGTGGGTCAAAGAGCATGGAACCGAGCAGGTAGATGTGCAGTTTGTCCGCGACTACTACTCGGCAGAATGGCTGAAAGCAGATCGGGCGGCCTTCGCTTACGACAAGACCTTCCAAACACCCATGGGGTACGGCATCTACTCCTTCCGGGACAAAGCCGCCGCCGAGGCGTTTGTACAGGAACAGAAAGCCGGCGTCGTGATGAACGCGGACGGGCTGAGCAGCCATACCTGGGAGCGGACGATCAGTGAACACATGAAGATGAATGGGAGCATGGACGGCAAGCCATCGGGTGAAACGATGCAGCCCATGTCCCAGCATTGA